Proteins co-encoded in one Spirosoma endbachense genomic window:
- a CDS encoding beta-alanine-activating enzyme beta-propeller domain-containing protein encodes MLPFLSLLRFIGGSVLGVLLLSGLTGCEETSRSSVTPVVTIPTSATVTKPPSVSIIAPLLYVASFDNNLYALDTTTGAQRWVFRADTSIQSSPTVAYGMVYVGSNDYNLYAIDGTTGQKRWQFKTGAMIYSSPVVADGVVYVGSQDGKLYAIDATIGNLHWVFTAPLGLYSSPAVANGMVYIGAQDNQVYALDVNTGVLKWRFKAQYFILSSPVVANGLVYIGSQDHKLYALDAATGRLRWAFTTGSAVDSSPVVADGVVYIGSADQKLYALDAATGSQRWVYNTGGVIYSSPVVANGVVYIGSRDHKLYAVNAATGQLRWAFSTNFDIYSTPMVANGVVYVGSNDFNLYAIDRITGRQRWAFRTEGIVIASPVVAQKSVVAGTYPTISGGGK; translated from the coding sequence ATGCTACCTTTTTTATCCTTGCTTCGTTTTATAGGAGGTAGTGTTTTGGGAGTACTGCTCTTGAGTGGGCTAACAGGATGTGAAGAGACATCCAGATCGAGTGTAACGCCAGTTGTCACCATACCAACATCGGCTACCGTTACTAAACCACCATCCGTATCGATAATAGCCCCTTTACTCTACGTAGCCAGCTTTGATAATAACCTCTATGCACTCGACACCACAACGGGTGCACAACGCTGGGTATTTCGGGCTGATACATCCATCCAATCCAGCCCCACAGTTGCCTACGGGATGGTTTATGTTGGGAGTAATGATTATAATTTATATGCCATTGATGGCACAACCGGCCAGAAGCGCTGGCAATTTAAAACGGGTGCTATGATTTACTCAAGCCCGGTGGTTGCCGATGGGGTAGTTTATGTCGGAAGTCAGGATGGTAAATTATATGCTATTGACGCCACAATTGGAAACCTTCATTGGGTATTTACGGCGCCATTAGGGCTCTACTCCAGCCCCGCAGTGGCTAATGGCATGGTATATATTGGCGCGCAGGATAACCAGGTATATGCCCTGGACGTCAATACAGGCGTGTTGAAGTGGCGATTTAAAGCACAATACTTCATTTTATCGAGCCCAGTGGTTGCCAATGGACTCGTCTATATTGGTAGTCAGGATCACAAACTTTATGCCCTTGATGCCGCCACTGGACGACTACGCTGGGCATTTACAACCGGCAGCGCAGTCGATTCCAGCCCGGTTGTTGCTGATGGTGTTGTCTATATAGGGAGCGCTGACCAGAAACTTTACGCGTTAGATGCCGCAACGGGTAGCCAGCGATGGGTCTACAATACAGGTGGAGTCATCTATTCAAGCCCGGTTGTCGCAAACGGAGTCGTTTATATTGGCAGTCGGGACCATAAGCTTTATGCCGTCAATGCTGCTACCGGGCAACTGCGGTGGGCATTTAGTACCAATTTTGATATTTATTCTACTCCTATGGTCGCCAATGGAGTTGTCTATGTGGGAAGTAACGACTTTAATCTTTATGCAATTGATCGCATTACGGGCAGGCAGCGTTGGGCATTTCGAACGGAGGGGATTGTTATTGCCAGTCCGGTCGTTGCCCAAAAGAGCGTAGTAGCGGGTACCTATCCAACAATAAGTGGAGGAGGTAAGTGA
- a CDS encoding cryptochrome/photolyase family protein: protein MSETLSLVWLRRDLRLHDNAALYHALRSGRPVLPLFIFDRIILDDLEDRHDRRVEFIVQEINRLRDELAQMGTALIVRYGKPIDVWKELAEQYNIGDVFTNHDYEVYAKDRDKAVGELLAERGIGFHTSKDQAIFERDEVLSGSKSPYTVFTPYSRNWHGKLNAFYLKSYPTKQYFRQFYKTGALSVPTLDEMNFRPVGEPFPARTVADKLLSKYDETRDFPALPHSTSQLSIHLRFGTISIRELARQAKKADDRTFLNELCWRDFYFQVLDHFPHVEKHSFRRDYDHIRWRNKENEFEAWCRGETGYPLVDAGMRQLNTIGWMHNRVRMITASFLCKHLLIDWRWGEAYFGKKLRDYDLSANNGGWQWAAGSGTDAAPYFRVFNPTLQAQKFDPKGEYIRHWIPELNSLNYPQPIVEHAMARQRAIDTYKKGLTKD, encoded by the coding sequence ATGTCTGAAACCCTATCGCTGGTCTGGCTCAGACGCGATTTACGTTTGCACGATAATGCGGCTTTATACCATGCGCTCAGAAGTGGCCGTCCTGTTCTTCCCCTATTTATTTTCGACCGTATTATTCTCGATGACCTGGAAGATCGGCACGATCGTCGTGTTGAGTTTATCGTTCAGGAGATCAACCGTCTGCGCGATGAGCTGGCTCAAATGGGCACTGCGCTTATTGTCCGTTATGGCAAACCGATTGATGTCTGGAAAGAACTTGCGGAGCAATACAACATTGGCGATGTGTTTACGAATCACGACTATGAGGTTTATGCAAAAGACCGCGACAAAGCAGTCGGCGAGCTATTGGCCGAACGAGGAATTGGCTTTCATACCAGTAAAGATCAGGCGATTTTTGAGCGCGATGAGGTACTGAGCGGCAGTAAATCGCCTTACACTGTATTTACGCCTTACAGCCGAAACTGGCACGGGAAGCTAAATGCATTTTATTTGAAATCATACCCGACGAAGCAGTACTTCAGGCAATTCTACAAAACTGGCGCATTGAGCGTACCAACGTTAGATGAAATGAATTTTCGACCAGTAGGGGAGCCTTTTCCGGCACGGACGGTTGCCGATAAGCTACTAAGCAAGTATGACGAAACACGCGACTTCCCGGCTTTGCCGCACAGTACGAGCCAATTGAGCATTCACCTGCGATTTGGCACAATCAGCATTCGTGAGCTGGCGAGGCAGGCAAAGAAAGCCGACGACAGGACTTTTCTGAATGAGCTCTGCTGGCGGGACTTTTACTTTCAGGTTCTCGACCATTTTCCACACGTTGAGAAACACTCGTTCCGGCGCGACTATGATCACATCAGATGGCGCAATAAGGAAAACGAATTTGAGGCCTGGTGTCGGGGCGAAACGGGTTATCCACTGGTAGATGCTGGTATGCGCCAGTTGAACACTATTGGCTGGATGCACAACCGCGTCCGGATGATTACGGCTAGTTTTCTGTGCAAGCACCTCCTCATTGACTGGCGGTGGGGCGAAGCGTATTTCGGTAAAAAACTGCGGGATTATGATCTTTCGGCCAATAATGGTGGCTGGCAGTGGGCGGCTGGTTCTGGAACAGATGCCGCTCCGTATTTCCGGGTTTTCAATCCAACACTACAGGCTCAGAAATTTGACCCCAAAGGTGAATACATTCGCCACTGGATTCCTGAATTGAATAGTCTGAATTATCCACAACCTATCGTTGAGCATGCTATGGCGCGGCAACGGGCAATTGATACGTATAAGAAAGGATTGACAAAAGATTGA
- a CDS encoding CocE/NonD family hydrolase: MIRIQLLIIILLGGFSLSYAQSTTSDSLFVRQNYTKLDRKISMRDGTRLYTVIYVPNDASLANRYPILMERTPYSAGPYGESKYPSAGPGPNKDLSQEKYIFVNQDVRGRYMSEGNFEEMTPAITTSGQKGVNAKQPSSAGGAKKSSPPVLATDESTDTYDTIEWLLKNIPNNNGRVGLTGISYPGFYASAALPNAHPALKAVSPQAPVTDEFIGDDARHNGAFFLLDNFSFMNYFDAPRKGPVEDYESLFTWKPTDAYQFFLDLGPIRNANGPNYFNNRAKIWNEYLEHDTYDDYWQTRNIRPHLKNVKPATLVVGGWFDAEDLFGALRTYEAIEKQSSGNRNTLVMGPWTHGAWARDDWSQFGPLSFGQNTAKYYRDNLESKFFAFHLKNKGDFNAAEAMVFDTGTNEWKSFDTWPPKTVQSRHFYLAPNRKLTTDKSTGNDLFKEYISDPAIPVPYTSGVQTRRNNQYVIEDQRFVADRPDVVVFEGEPLTEDLTVAGPINAKLFVSTTGTDADFIVKVIDVLPDSSASPDPKGNYQRLVRADVLRGKFRNSFTTPEPFKPGEIATVTIQLPDVMHTFKKGHRLMVQVQHSWFPIVDRNPQKFMNIAKADTADFQKATMRLYYDRNHPSEIELNSLVK, encoded by the coding sequence ATGATTCGTATACAACTACTCATCATCATACTGCTAGGTGGTTTTTCACTTAGCTATGCTCAATCGACCACATCTGATTCGTTGTTCGTCCGGCAGAACTATACGAAGCTTGACCGGAAAATCTCAATGCGCGACGGCACCAGACTTTATACCGTCATATACGTACCGAACGATGCCAGTCTGGCCAATCGCTACCCAATTCTGATGGAACGGACGCCTTATTCGGCTGGTCCCTATGGAGAAAGTAAATACCCTTCGGCTGGCCCTGGCCCGAACAAAGACCTGTCGCAGGAAAAGTACATTTTTGTTAATCAGGATGTTCGGGGACGCTATATGAGCGAGGGCAATTTCGAAGAGATGACGCCCGCCATAACCACATCGGGTCAGAAGGGGGTAAATGCCAAACAGCCATCGTCAGCCGGAGGTGCCAAAAAAAGCAGCCCGCCCGTTTTGGCGACGGATGAAAGCACCGATACGTATGACACCATTGAGTGGTTACTCAAAAATATTCCGAATAACAACGGTCGTGTTGGCCTTACTGGCATTTCTTATCCCGGTTTCTATGCATCGGCAGCCCTGCCAAATGCCCATCCGGCCCTGAAAGCGGTTTCGCCACAGGCTCCCGTTACCGACGAATTTATTGGTGATGATGCCCGTCATAATGGTGCGTTTTTTCTGCTCGATAACTTCTCGTTCATGAACTACTTCGATGCCCCGCGCAAAGGGCCGGTGGAGGACTATGAATCCTTATTTACGTGGAAGCCAACGGATGCGTACCAGTTTTTTCTCGATCTAGGCCCGATCAGGAATGCCAATGGACCAAATTATTTTAATAATCGCGCCAAGATCTGGAACGAGTATCTGGAACATGACACCTATGATGATTACTGGCAAACGCGCAATATTCGGCCACACTTAAAGAATGTTAAGCCCGCTACGCTGGTGGTTGGCGGCTGGTTTGACGCCGAAGACCTGTTTGGCGCTTTACGGACCTATGAAGCGATTGAAAAACAGTCCAGCGGAAATCGGAATACGCTCGTTATGGGGCCCTGGACACACGGGGCATGGGCGCGCGACGACTGGAGCCAGTTTGGACCACTTTCGTTCGGCCAGAATACGGCTAAATACTACCGTGATAATCTGGAATCGAAATTTTTTGCGTTTCACCTAAAAAATAAAGGAGACTTCAATGCCGCTGAAGCAATGGTCTTCGATACGGGTACAAACGAATGGAAATCGTTCGATACCTGGCCACCTAAAACCGTTCAGTCACGGCATTTTTATCTGGCACCGAATCGGAAACTAACAACCGATAAATCAACCGGGAATGATTTATTTAAGGAGTATATCAGTGATCCGGCCATACCTGTGCCTTATACAAGCGGTGTACAGACCCGGCGAAACAATCAGTATGTCATTGAAGACCAGCGATTTGTTGCCGATCGGCCTGATGTTGTCGTCTTTGAGGGCGAACCACTGACCGAAGACCTGACGGTGGCAGGCCCGATCAATGCCAAACTATTTGTATCGACAACAGGCACGGATGCCGATTTTATCGTTAAAGTCATTGATGTGTTACCTGATTCATCGGCGAGTCCCGATCCGAAAGGTAATTACCAGCGTTTGGTACGGGCTGACGTATTGCGCGGGAAATTCAGAAACAGCTTCACAACGCCAGAACCATTTAAACCGGGCGAAATAGCAACAGTTACTATCCAGTTACCCGATGTTATGCACACGTTCAAAAAGGGCCACCGGCTGATGGTACAGGTGCAGCATTCGTGGTTCCCGATTGTTGACCGCAACCCGCAAAAGTTTATGAATATTGCAAAAGCCGATACTGCTGACTTTCAAAAAGCCACCATGCGCCTGTATTATGACAGGAATCATCCCTCAGAAATTGAACTGAATAGTCTTGTAAAATAA
- a CDS encoding heavy metal translocating P-type ATPase, which translates to MNTLLNEPKAKPSASDIKKTFPVLEMTCAACAVSVESMLKHTPGVSDVSVNYANQSALVQFNPAIVSPEGLQTALRSIGYDLVIDTEDPQRVQQEAQQRHYEALKKRTIWSIVLSVPIVLIGMFFMESSMVSVSFGNYTMMVLAAPVVFGLGRSYFVNAWKQARHGKANMDTLVALSTGIAFLFSAFSTVNPQFWMNRGQHPHVYFEAAAVIIAFISLGKLLEERAKSTTSSAIKKLMGLQPDTVRLVDGEVERDIPITQVQAGNLLLVRPGERIPVDGEVQTGASFVDESMISGEPVPVEKTAGATVFAGTINQKGSFRFRADKVGSDTVLARIIRTVQEAQGSKAPVQRLVDKIAGIFVPVVLVIAILTFVVWMVAGGDNSLTTALLTSVTVLIIACPCALGLATPTAIMVGVGKGAENNILIKDAESLELGYRVNAVVLDKTGTLTEGKPTVTDLHWLIPADEQVQLAPVLYALEAQSEHPLAEAVTDYLKRTGVSGVTVSRFDSITGHGVKADYLENTYVIGNRQLIENQGISLDELVEQRANSFYTTAKTVVFFANQKQVLAIIAIADPVKATSRQAVETLQRRGIAVYMLTGDNAQTAAAVASQVGISHYRAGVLPADKSLFIQELQAQGKVVAMVGDGINDSQALAQADVSIAMGKGSDIAMDVAKMTLITSDLSSVPKALQLSRKTVLTIRQNLFWAFIYNLIGIPIAAGVLYPAFGFLLNPMIAGAAMALSSVSVVSNSLRLRSARL; encoded by the coding sequence ATGAACACACTTCTTAACGAACCGAAGGCAAAACCGTCGGCTTCGGACATAAAGAAAACGTTTCCGGTGCTGGAGATGACCTGCGCAGCCTGTGCTGTGAGCGTGGAGTCGATGCTGAAACATACACCGGGTGTAAGCGATGTGAGTGTTAACTACGCTAATCAGAGCGCCCTGGTGCAGTTTAATCCAGCCATTGTTAGCCCCGAAGGTTTACAAACGGCGCTGCGTTCGATCGGTTATGATCTAGTTATTGACACCGAAGATCCACAACGGGTACAGCAGGAAGCCCAGCAACGGCATTATGAAGCGCTGAAAAAACGGACGATCTGGTCCATAGTCTTATCGGTGCCTATTGTGCTGATCGGCATGTTTTTCATGGAAAGCAGTATGGTTTCGGTATCGTTCGGAAACTACACGATGATGGTGCTGGCTGCTCCAGTGGTGTTTGGACTAGGTCGATCTTATTTTGTGAACGCCTGGAAGCAGGCCCGTCATGGGAAAGCCAATATGGATACGCTCGTTGCCCTCAGCACGGGTATTGCCTTTTTATTTAGTGCCTTTTCAACGGTAAATCCCCAATTCTGGATGAATCGTGGCCAACACCCGCACGTTTATTTTGAAGCGGCTGCGGTCATTATCGCCTTTATTTCGTTGGGTAAATTGCTGGAGGAGCGGGCTAAATCGACTACATCGTCGGCCATAAAAAAACTGATGGGGCTTCAACCCGACACGGTACGACTCGTTGACGGTGAAGTAGAGCGCGACATACCTATTACTCAGGTACAGGCTGGAAACTTGCTGCTGGTTCGCCCCGGCGAACGTATTCCGGTGGATGGAGAGGTGCAAACAGGGGCGTCGTTCGTCGACGAAAGCATGATTAGCGGAGAGCCGGTGCCGGTTGAGAAAACCGCTGGAGCCACTGTGTTTGCCGGAACGATCAACCAAAAGGGCAGTTTTCGGTTTCGTGCCGATAAAGTCGGTTCCGATACCGTGCTGGCCCGGATAATTCGCACGGTGCAGGAAGCCCAGGGAAGTAAAGCCCCCGTCCAGCGATTAGTGGATAAAATCGCGGGTATTTTTGTGCCGGTTGTACTGGTCATTGCCATCCTGACATTTGTGGTCTGGATGGTAGCCGGGGGTGATAATTCACTAACAACGGCCCTCCTGACTTCTGTAACGGTGCTTATTATCGCCTGTCCCTGCGCGTTGGGGCTTGCTACACCGACGGCAATCATGGTTGGCGTAGGAAAAGGTGCGGAGAATAACATTCTGATTAAAGATGCGGAGAGCCTGGAATTGGGTTACCGCGTCAACGCTGTGGTTCTGGACAAAACGGGCACTCTGACCGAAGGCAAACCAACCGTAACGGATTTGCATTGGTTAATACCAGCCGATGAGCAGGTCCAATTGGCACCCGTTTTATATGCACTGGAAGCACAGTCGGAACATCCACTGGCTGAAGCCGTGACTGACTATTTGAAACGGACTGGTGTTTCGGGCGTTACGGTGAGCCGTTTTGATAGCATAACAGGGCATGGCGTAAAGGCTGATTATCTGGAAAATACGTATGTAATTGGAAATCGGCAGTTGATTGAAAACCAGGGCATTTCACTGGACGAATTGGTTGAGCAACGAGCCAATTCATTCTATACAACGGCGAAGACAGTCGTATTTTTTGCAAACCAGAAACAGGTTCTGGCCATAATTGCCATTGCCGATCCCGTCAAAGCGACATCCCGACAGGCGGTTGAGACCTTACAGCGTCGGGGTATTGCGGTTTATATGCTCACCGGCGACAATGCGCAAACCGCAGCGGCTGTAGCCAGCCAGGTTGGTATAAGCCACTATCGGGCTGGTGTATTGCCGGCAGATAAATCGTTATTCATTCAGGAATTACAGGCGCAGGGCAAGGTCGTAGCGATGGTTGGCGACGGCATCAATGACTCGCAGGCACTGGCGCAGGCCGATGTAAGCATTGCAATGGGCAAAGGCTCCGATATAGCGATGGATGTAGCCAAAATGACACTCATTACCTCCGACCTGAGTAGTGTTCCGAAGGCGCTACAACTGTCGCGAAAAACCGTTCTCACCATCCGGCAGAATCTATTCTGGGCATTTATCTATAACCTGATTGGTATTCCTATTGCAGCAGGAGTGCTCTATCCGGCGTTCGGTTTTCTGCTCAACCCAATGATTGCCGGGGCAGCAATGGCCCTTAGTTCCGTGTCTGTCGTTAGTAACAGTCTTCGACTACGGTCGGCAAGGCTTTAA
- a CDS encoding heavy-metal-associated domain-containing protein, with translation METIKQNSVRFKTNIKCGGCIATVTPYLNEAVGEGHWQVDIQDPNKVLTADTTSASATQIKQAIEKAGYKAEPLN, from the coding sequence ATGGAAACGATAAAACAAAACAGTGTCCGGTTCAAAACCAATATCAAATGCGGTGGCTGCATTGCCACAGTCACCCCTTATCTGAACGAAGCGGTTGGCGAAGGCCATTGGCAAGTCGACATTCAGGACCCAAACAAGGTATTGACGGCCGACACCACATCGGCTTCTGCGACCCAGATTAAGCAGGCCATTGAAAAAGCGGGCTACAAGGCCGAACCACTGAATTAA
- a CDS encoding ATP-binding protein codes for MKSLPMAPTDNPVLLRAALNLSGNGVMLFDCLRTATGAIHDFRLILANRPAEEIIGKSEEESLGQSMTDLFPEKTEINQNAERVIDTGDPYKTELSCQPSNHSSGSWYSVLLQKHGDGLAVSFSDITSLKQEANLIESVLNGSINGMIAYEAIRDETGQIQDLRIRLANDAAARITGVPVEQMVNDTMANQYPTVYASGLFDRYRKTIETGEAQRFESLYTFDGLNAWFDLSVSKLGDGMLLTFMDISASKRYEQELQKLINNLKQSNENLERFAYITSHDLQEPLRKILSFGDMLRNQPSGALDEYNLNLITRMQSAATRMNTLIHDLLTFSRLSSEKRTLQQVNLQDVLDDVLIDLETSIRDKQALIDITTLPAVQGDALQLRQLFQNLLSNSIKFVPPGTVPRIRVDCEQLTGREIVPLPNQKVAEIDLDQPFFAVSIVDNGIGFDEKYLDRIFTVFQRLHTRREYQGTGIGLTIVQKVIENHTGYIGAHSQPGNGATFTVYLPDQRSLEDQIHL; via the coding sequence ATGAAAAGTCTACCAATGGCACCTACCGACAACCCGGTTCTGCTCCGGGCCGCACTGAATTTATCTGGCAACGGTGTTATGTTATTTGACTGTCTGCGTACAGCAACGGGGGCTATTCATGATTTTCGACTCATACTGGCGAATCGCCCCGCCGAAGAAATTATTGGAAAGAGCGAAGAGGAAAGCCTTGGTCAGTCAATGACTGATCTGTTTCCTGAAAAGACCGAAATCAATCAGAACGCCGAACGGGTCATTGACACAGGAGATCCATATAAAACGGAACTCAGCTGCCAACCCAGTAACCACTCTTCGGGAAGTTGGTATTCGGTGCTCCTTCAGAAACACGGCGATGGTTTAGCGGTTTCGTTTTCTGATATTACCAGCTTAAAACAGGAGGCTAATCTGATAGAAAGCGTTCTGAACGGGTCCATAAACGGCATGATCGCTTATGAAGCCATCCGTGATGAAACCGGACAGATACAGGACCTCCGTATTCGGCTGGCTAACGATGCAGCAGCCCGCATAACCGGGGTTCCAGTCGAACAAATGGTCAATGATACAATGGCGAATCAGTATCCGACCGTATATGCATCAGGACTCTTTGATCGTTACCGCAAAACAATAGAAACGGGGGAAGCGCAGCGTTTTGAGAGCCTATATACGTTCGACGGTTTAAATGCCTGGTTCGACCTGTCAGTCAGTAAACTTGGCGATGGCATGCTGTTAACGTTTATGGATATTTCAGCGTCAAAACGTTATGAGCAGGAACTACAGAAGCTTATCAATAACCTGAAACAGTCGAATGAAAACCTGGAGCGGTTTGCCTACATAACCAGTCATGATCTACAGGAGCCGCTGCGAAAGATCCTGTCATTTGGCGATATGCTTCGCAATCAGCCATCGGGCGCTCTTGATGAATACAACCTCAACCTGATTACCCGGATGCAGTCGGCTGCCACACGCATGAATACACTCATTCATGACCTGCTGACCTTTTCAAGGCTCTCTTCCGAAAAACGTACGCTCCAACAGGTTAACCTTCAGGACGTTCTGGATGATGTTTTGATTGACCTCGAAACCTCTATTCGCGATAAGCAAGCCCTCATTGATATAACGACTTTACCAGCTGTGCAGGGCGACGCGCTTCAGCTTCGTCAGTTGTTTCAAAATCTACTGAGCAATTCGATAAAGTTCGTTCCACCGGGAACTGTACCGCGTATTCGTGTAGACTGTGAGCAATTGACAGGCCGTGAAATTGTTCCGTTGCCAAACCAGAAAGTAGCCGAAATAGATCTGGATCAGCCTTTTTTTGCCGTAAGTATTGTCGATAATGGGATTGGCTTCGATGAGAAATATCTAGACCGGATTTTCACGGTTTTCCAACGGCTCCATACCCGCCGGGAATACCAGGGCACTGGCATTGGTTTAACTATTGTACAGAAAGTTATTGAAAACCATACTGGCTATATTGGCGCACACAGCCAGCCGGGCAATGGCGCAACGTTTACGGTTTACCTGCCCGACCAGCGCAGCCTGGAAGACCAGATCCATCTATGA
- a CDS encoding FG-GAP-like repeat-containing protein translates to MKKLFTLCFFVIPLFDYAQSATPAFSFQYDQRPTVSMNGRALLNPWAGGLNATQYATMRLNDDTRDDLVVYDRATGKVSTFVAIDNPTGSGIAWQYAPAYEPAFPTINGWMALIDYDADGRKDLFSPGPSGNINVYHNDSQTGRVAFGLAVSSLTTVGFGGKQNLYVSPTDSPAITDFDDDGDVDILTFDSSGNLITYQQNMSVERTGKKDGLDFKRADCQVWGHFIKEFCNDFTFGISCDGTVGMGKANPVVGVAKPSGARPLHSGNTLTILDANGDGKKDMLFGFVSCDNIAVLHNAGSNNENANFTSFDSLFPAQNPITFPAYAATYWEDVDGDGIKDLLASTYSDFNENNVYDFRASGWLYHNAGTNQKPDFKLIQKDFLQSDMLDLGEKAAPALADLDGDGDADLLVGYSGVRSGTSYRAGLWHFENKGTTQNPAFVLITTDYLGLTQGLGLSDVIPSFADVDANGSIDLVLVGTGKGSEIRVFLNSASKGAPAQYTPTGAILWPNPGGQMIPGEFPTLTDVDHDGKPDLLIGKSDGTVQYYRNTGTATNPVLQLQNQTFGGFTNDNSYYDRARSLVVADINGDKKDELITASNNGKVRIYQFPDKPDQSLIVLDSLPALGLPGTGLIAAMADLDGDQLPDLMLGSIAGGLRYLKNTSQKIVVTGLPEEPTGPWAFPNPTDRFLTVRPVFAGRLDLVSMSGQTMLPVQDVRVDVETVIDLGSLPDGTYLLRLSADNHPAMVQKVVVWK, encoded by the coding sequence ATGAAAAAGCTGTTTACGCTTTGTTTTTTCGTTATTCCGCTATTCGACTATGCCCAGTCGGCAACACCGGCGTTTAGCTTTCAGTACGACCAGCGCCCTACGGTCAGCATGAATGGTCGTGCGTTGCTTAATCCGTGGGCGGGTGGCCTGAACGCAACGCAATATGCAACCATGCGCCTGAACGACGACACGCGTGATGATCTCGTCGTGTACGACAGGGCAACCGGTAAAGTCAGTACGTTCGTTGCCATTGATAACCCAACCGGGAGCGGGATTGCGTGGCAATATGCACCCGCCTACGAGCCTGCATTTCCAACCATTAATGGCTGGATGGCGCTCATTGACTACGACGCCGATGGGCGAAAAGATTTATTCTCTCCCGGCCCATCGGGCAATATAAATGTTTATCACAATGATTCGCAGACCGGGCGTGTAGCCTTTGGATTGGCCGTTAGTTCGCTCACAACCGTAGGCTTTGGCGGCAAACAGAATCTTTATGTATCGCCAACGGATTCGCCAGCTATTACCGACTTCGACGATGATGGCGATGTCGACATTCTGACCTTCGACTCATCGGGAAACCTGATTACGTATCAACAGAACATGAGCGTAGAGCGAACAGGCAAAAAAGATGGACTGGATTTTAAACGGGCTGATTGCCAGGTGTGGGGGCATTTTATTAAAGAATTTTGTAATGATTTTACGTTCGGCATCTCGTGCGACGGTACGGTAGGTATGGGCAAAGCCAATCCGGTGGTGGGCGTTGCCAAACCGAGCGGAGCCCGACCCTTGCACTCCGGCAATACACTCACGATACTGGATGCCAACGGCGATGGCAAAAAAGACATGCTGTTCGGGTTCGTTTCCTGCGATAATATCGCTGTTTTACACAATGCCGGATCAAATAACGAAAACGCGAATTTTACCTCGTTCGATAGTCTCTTTCCGGCCCAAAACCCAATTACGTTTCCAGCCTATGCGGCAACGTATTGGGAAGATGTTGACGGAGATGGTATTAAAGACTTGCTGGCTTCGACCTATTCTGACTTCAACGAAAACAATGTGTATGATTTTCGGGCGTCGGGTTGGCTTTACCATAACGCTGGCACGAATCAAAAGCCGGATTTCAAACTGATCCAGAAAGATTTTCTACAAAGTGACATGCTTGATCTGGGCGAGAAGGCAGCTCCGGCTCTGGCTGACCTCGATGGCGATGGTGATGCAGATTTGCTGGTCGGGTATAGTGGTGTCCGCAGTGGAACGAGCTACCGCGCTGGTTTATGGCATTTTGAGAATAAAGGAACGACTCAGAATCCGGCCTTTGTGCTCATCACGACTGATTACCTTGGGCTAACGCAAGGACTCGGATTGAGTGATGTAATTCCGTCATTTGCCGATGTAGATGCCAATGGTAGCATTGATCTGGTGCTGGTCGGAACGGGTAAAGGGTCCGAAATTCGGGTATTTTTGAATAGTGCGTCCAAAGGCGCTCCCGCGCAGTATACGCCTACTGGCGCGATTCTCTGGCCGAATCCGGGCGGACAGATGATTCCCGGTGAATTTCCTACCCTGACCGATGTGGATCATGATGGTAAGCCTGATCTGTTGATTGGCAAAAGCGATGGAACAGTTCAGTATTATCGCAATACCGGAACGGCTACCAATCCGGTTTTACAATTGCAAAATCAGACGTTCGGTGGATTCACCAATGATAATTCGTACTACGACCGTGCCCGGTCATTGGTCGTTGCTGATATAAATGGTGATAAGAAAGACGAACTAATTACGGCATCGAACAACGGGAAGGTGCGAATTTACCAATTTCCCGATAAGCCGGATCAATCGTTGATCGTGCTCGATTCATTGCCTGCTTTAGGTTTGCCGGGAACGGGGTTAATTGCCGCAATGGCGGATCTTGACGGCGATCAGTTGCCAGACCTGATGCTGGGGAGCATAGCCGGTGGGTTGCGGTATCTGAAAAACACCTCTCAGAAAATAGTCGTCACTGGCTTACCCGAGGAGCCAACCGGCCCCTGGGCCTTCCCAAATCCAACGGATCGCTTCCTGACAGTTCGGCCAGTTTTTGCCGGCCGTCTCGATCTGGTGTCGATGTCGGGGCAAACCATGTTACCTGTTCAGGACGTTCGGGTCGATGTCGAAACGGTGATCGATCTGGGCAGTTTGCCCGACGGCACCTACTTGTTGCGGCTTTCGGCTGACAATCATCCGGCAATGGTACAAAAAGTAGTTGTGTGGAAGTAG